Proteins from a genomic interval of Methanofollis formosanus:
- a CDS encoding ABC transporter permease subunit, which translates to MSGVMTVARKEMRSILTSKQTVISGIVVVVIFSLTMAPAVLTLGAAGNASIDQALFTLPVIVGVFLGYIFTGLVFLREKTEGTIETLLCTPLSLRNLWAGKVIGTVVPAYALTLVGAALITGATSVLGGKTLLPSLPIVVHLLVVVPAFIAAAVGGLGFVQFLLGMKENQIINVIIIFLVIFSFSLVNGLMDLSMGVGWRTVGVLTAVAAALLAFIAWATRFLNKERIVTTIP; encoded by the coding sequence ATGAGCGGCGTCATGACCGTGGCCAGGAAAGAGATGAGGTCGATCCTCACGTCGAAACAGACAGTCATCTCCGGGATCGTGGTCGTCGTCATCTTCTCGTTGACGATGGCCCCGGCGGTCCTGACCCTCGGCGCCGCCGGGAATGCCTCGATCGACCAGGCGCTCTTTACGCTCCCGGTGATCGTCGGGGTCTTCCTGGGTTACATCTTCACCGGCCTGGTCTTCCTGCGCGAGAAGACCGAAGGCACCATCGAGACCCTCCTCTGCACCCCGCTCTCGCTCAGGAACCTCTGGGCCGGGAAGGTCATCGGGACGGTCGTCCCGGCCTACGCCCTCACGCTTGTCGGTGCTGCGCTGATCACGGGAGCGACCTCCGTCCTCGGCGGGAAGACCCTTCTCCCCTCTCTCCCGATCGTCGTCCATCTCCTGGTGGTGGTGCCGGCGTTCATCGCCGCCGCGGTGGGCGGCCTGGGTTTTGTCCAGTTCCTTCTCGGGATGAAGGAGAACCAGATCATCAATGTCATCATCATCTTCCTGGTGATCTTCTCCTTTTCACTCGTGAACGGGCTCATGGACCTGTCCATGGGGGTCGGGTGGAGGACGGTCGGTGTCCTGACCGCCGTCGCCGCGGCCCTCCTTGCCTTTATCGCCTGGGCAACGAGGTTCCTGAACAAAGAGCGGATCGTGACCACCATCCCGTGA
- a CDS encoding helix-turn-helix transcriptional regulator, which translates to MQTRMREYRARLSLTQEELARRVGVRRETIVFLEKGKYNPSLRLAWRVARELEAPIEEVFVFGKEDLE; encoded by the coding sequence ATGCAGACACGGATGCGTGAATATCGGGCCCGCCTCAGTCTCACCCAGGAAGAACTGGCTCGAAGGGTCGGGGTGCGGCGGGAGACGATCGTCTTCCTGGAGAAGGGGAAGTACAACCCCTCTCTCCGCCTTGCCTGGCGGGTCGCCCGCGAACTCGAGGCGCCGATCGAAGAGGTCTTCGTCTTCGGGAAAGAGGATCTCGAGTGA
- a CDS encoding ROK family protein, which produces MEGTSVIAVDLGATHYRAALVTADGCVSGFVQGDTPREGVSGEVVTRAVGDAVASVLGQSRAAAIGVASAGPLDLVGGRVVCSPNMAFDEVPLVGPLSERFGLPVRLLNDCRAGALGERWRGAAQGVDDLVYLTLSTGIGGGAVVGGRLLLGRDGNAGEVGHLFVDAGYALPCGCGHRGHWEAYASGTGMPRFFAAWLAKKNLQNPSFDTSSSRGILGAAARGDPLAGAFMDALGEINARALSDIIIAYSPEMIVLDGPIAQAHGDLLIRHIVPHLDRYLPTPAIMVSPLGGRAPLLGAAAYALGLR; this is translated from the coding sequence ATGGAAGGTACGTCCGTCATTGCGGTGGATCTCGGGGCGACTCACTACCGTGCGGCCCTTGTCACCGCCGATGGCTGTGTGAGTGGTTTTGTACAGGGGGATACCCCGCGAGAGGGGGTGTCGGGCGAGGTGGTGACCCGGGCGGTCGGGGACGCGGTCGCCTCGGTCCTTGGCCAGTCCCGCGCTGCGGCGATCGGGGTGGCCTCGGCCGGTCCCCTCGACCTGGTCGGCGGCCGGGTCGTCTGCTCGCCGAACATGGCTTTTGATGAGGTGCCGCTGGTCGGTCCGCTCTCCGAACGGTTCGGCCTGCCGGTCAGGCTTCTCAACGACTGCCGGGCCGGGGCCCTGGGCGAGCGGTGGCGCGGAGCCGCACAGGGCGTGGACGACCTGGTCTACCTGACCCTCTCGACCGGGATCGGTGGGGGTGCGGTGGTCGGTGGGCGCCTTCTGTTGGGCAGGGACGGGAATGCCGGCGAGGTCGGTCATCTCTTTGTGGACGCCGGGTACGCCCTCCCCTGCGGGTGCGGGCATCGTGGGCACTGGGAAGCCTATGCGTCGGGTACCGGCATGCCCCGGTTTTTCGCGGCCTGGCTGGCAAAAAAAAATCTTCAAAATCCTTCCTTTGACACCTCGTCCAGTCGGGGGATCCTGGGGGCGGCGGCGCGGGGCGACCCGCTGGCCGGTGCGTTCATGGACGCCCTCGGCGAGATCAACGCGCGGGCCCTCTCAGACATCATCATCGCCTATTCGCCCGAGATGATCGTCCTGGACGGCCCGATCGCACAGGCCCACGGCGATCTTTTGATCCGGCATATCGTTCCACATCTCGATCGCTACCTCCCGACCCCTGCGATCATGGTCAGTCCTCTCGGTGGCCGCGCCCCGCTCCTGGGTGCGGCGGCCTATGCTCTTGGGCTCAGGTGA
- a CDS encoding nucleoside-triphosphatase, producing the protein MKNLLVTGAPAAGKTTLVRRAVKGLPGVVGFYTEEMRERGERTGFELVGFDGRRVLFAHIHSISHHRVGQYGVDLEAFDVFLKRTPFDRPDTGLVVIDEIGRMECLSERFRDLVTDLLDGPVPVVATVALRGDPFIEEVKARRDVEVTVVTRENRDALLPRLRQSVAVLMEGQKP; encoded by the coding sequence ATGAAAAATCTGCTGGTCACCGGCGCGCCGGCGGCGGGGAAGACGACCCTGGTGCGGCGGGCAGTCAAGGGTCTTCCGGGAGTTGTGGGATTCTATACCGAGGAGATGCGGGAGCGGGGCGAGCGAACCGGGTTTGAACTGGTCGGTTTTGACGGCCGCAGGGTACTTTTTGCCCATATCCACTCGATCAGCCACCACCGTGTCGGGCAGTATGGCGTCGATCTCGAGGCGTTCGATGTCTTCCTCAAGAGGACGCCCTTCGACCGGCCTGATACCGGTCTGGTGGTGATCGACGAGATCGGAAGGATGGAGTGTCTCTCGGAGCGTTTCAGGGACCTGGTGACCGATCTCCTCGACGGCCCCGTCCCGGTGGTGGCGACGGTGGCGCTGCGCGGCGATCCGTTCATCGAGGAGGTGAAGGCCCGGCGTGACGTGGAAGTGACGGTGGTGACCAGGGAGAACCGCGACGCCCTGCTTCCCCGGTTAAGACAGTCGGTCGCAGTTCTTATGGAAGGACAAAAGCCCTGA
- a CDS encoding ABC transporter ATP-binding protein codes for MLKIENLKVKVGDREVLHGIDLQINDGETHVLMGPNGSGKSTLLMTIMGFGNYEITDGRIVYNGKDITHTPIHERAKLGIGMLFQRPPTISGLKLGKLLQAVSGGKTGDIPAFARAVNMEGFLERDINKGFSGGEIKRSEALQLMVQRPDFVMIDEPESGVDLENISLMGHSIAQLLQKDQHIVNRQKSGLIITHTGHILNYVEADFGHVMIDGQIRCHGNPREILNVIKVKGYKECLACQQI; via the coding sequence ATGCTCAAAATCGAGAACCTGAAGGTCAAAGTCGGGGACCGTGAGGTCCTTCATGGGATCGACCTTCAGATCAATGACGGGGAAACTCATGTCCTGATGGGACCGAACGGTTCCGGGAAGAGCACCCTCCTCATGACCATCATGGGGTTTGGCAACTACGAGATCACCGACGGGCGGATCGTCTACAACGGCAAGGACATCACCCACACACCCATTCACGAACGGGCGAAACTGGGTATCGGCATGTTATTCCAGCGCCCTCCCACCATCTCGGGCCTGAAACTCGGTAAACTTCTCCAGGCCGTATCCGGGGGGAAGACCGGCGACATCCCGGCCTTTGCCCGTGCGGTGAATATGGAAGGGTTCCTTGAACGCGATATCAATAAAGGGTTTTCAGGCGGGGAGATCAAGCGGAGCGAAGCCCTGCAGTTGATGGTACAACGGCCTGACTTCGTGATGATCGACGAGCCCGAGAGCGGGGTCGACCTGGAGAACATCTCGCTGATGGGCCACTCGATCGCCCAGCTCCTCCAGAAAGACCAGCACATCGTCAACCGCCAGAAGAGCGGCCTGATCATCACGCACACCGGCCACATCCTCAACTATGTCGAGGCCGACTTCGGCCATGTGATGATCGACGGCCAGATCAGGTGCCACGGGAACCCGCGCGAGATCCTGAATGTTATCAAGGTGAAAGGCTACAAGGAGTGCCTCGCATGCCAGCAGATATGA
- a CDS encoding SufD family Fe-S cluster assembly protein, with protein MPADMNEFFRLPESERERLTETGLEVGLENRCGSFFQMDQEIVQTTCSSEGVEVIALQDALERYDWMEERYWNAVKKDKDKYTKYVAKQEKPRGVVVIAHKGTRTVYPIQACLYLSAQPVQTVHNIMIAEEGAELHVISGCASAAGAKSGSHLGITEFYVGKDAQITSTMIHNWNPHISVYPRSAAVVEENGVFLSNYICMQPVSRVQMYPEARLAENATARFSSIVVAHPGSHLDLGSRAVLQGKGSSAELLTRAITKGGTVISRGHVQGTTEETKGHIECRGLILEDGTIHAIPEIEGQVTGTELTHEAAVGKIAKDEIEYLMARGLSEEEATATIIRGFLDVRIEGLPPVLQQQIDAAIDAAESGF; from the coding sequence ATGCCAGCAGATATGAACGAGTTTTTCAGACTGCCCGAATCCGAGCGAGAACGGCTCACCGAGACCGGTCTTGAGGTCGGACTCGAGAACCGGTGCGGGAGTTTCTTCCAGATGGACCAGGAGATCGTCCAGACCACCTGCTCCAGCGAAGGAGTCGAGGTCATCGCCCTCCAGGACGCCCTCGAACGTTACGACTGGATGGAAGAGCGGTACTGGAACGCCGTCAAGAAGGACAAGGACAAGTACACAAAGTACGTGGCAAAACAGGAAAAACCCCGGGGCGTTGTTGTCATTGCCCACAAGGGAACTCGGACCGTCTACCCGATTCAGGCCTGCCTGTATCTCTCGGCCCAACCGGTCCAGACGGTGCACAACATCATGATCGCCGAGGAGGGCGCGGAGCTCCATGTCATCTCCGGGTGCGCGAGTGCCGCCGGGGCCAAAAGTGGTTCGCACCTCGGCATCACCGAGTTCTATGTCGGGAAAGACGCCCAGATCACCTCGACGATGATCCACAACTGGAACCCCCACATCTCGGTCTACCCGCGGAGCGCCGCCGTCGTCGAAGAGAACGGGGTCTTCCTCTCCAACTACATCTGCATGCAGCCAGTGTCACGGGTCCAGATGTACCCGGAGGCGCGGCTTGCAGAAAACGCCACGGCCAGGTTCTCGTCCATCGTCGTCGCCCACCCGGGCTCGCACCTCGACCTCGGTTCGCGCGCCGTCCTCCAGGGCAAGGGGAGCAGTGCCGAACTGCTCACCCGCGCGATCACCAAGGGCGGGACGGTCATCTCCCGCGGGCATGTGCAGGGCACGACCGAGGAGACGAAAGGGCACATCGAGTGCCGCGGGCTGATCCTGGAAGATGGAACCATCCACGCGATCCCCGAGATCGAGGGGCAGGTCACCGGCACCGAACTCACCCACGAGGCGGCGGTCGGCAAGATCGCCAAGGACGAGATCGAGTACCTGATGGCCCGCGGTCTCTCCGAAGAAGAGGCGACAGCGACGATCATCCGCGGCTTCCTCGACGTCAGGATCGAAGGACTGCCGCCGGTGCTCCAGCAACAGATCGACGCCGCGATCGACGCCGCAGAATCGGGGTTCTGA
- a CDS encoding protein-L-isoaspartate(D-aspartate) O-methyltransferase: MSEEFTHERHQMVERQIRARGVSDTRVLSAMRDLPRHLFVPPGLRAAAYGDHPLPIGSGQTISQPYIVAVMTELLEVGPEDRVLEIGSGSGYQAAILGKLAREVWSIERLPEIAVMARQNLAKVGAENVHVVAANGTLGLPDHAPFDAIIITAGTPSVPQPLFDQLADGGRLVAPVGGRELQFLVVYTRQGDEIIHRSWGAVCFVPLIGRHGWEERDLVL, encoded by the coding sequence ATGAGCGAGGAGTTCACGCATGAACGCCACCAGATGGTGGAACGCCAGATCCGGGCGCGGGGGGTATCGGACACCCGAGTCCTCTCTGCCATGCGCGATCTTCCCCGCCATCTCTTCGTTCCCCCCGGCCTGAGGGCGGCGGCCTACGGCGACCACCCCCTCCCGATCGGAAGCGGACAGACGATCTCCCAGCCATACATCGTCGCCGTGATGACCGAACTCCTTGAGGTTGGGCCTGAGGACAGGGTGCTCGAGATCGGGAGCGGGAGCGGGTACCAGGCGGCCATCCTGGGGAAACTGGCACGCGAGGTCTGGAGCATCGAACGCCTCCCCGAGATCGCCGTCATGGCGCGGCAGAACCTGGCAAAGGTCGGCGCCGAGAACGTCCATGTGGTCGCGGCGAACGGGACGCTGGGCCTCCCCGACCACGCCCCCTTCGACGCCATCATCATCACCGCCGGCACGCCTTCGGTCCCGCAACCGCTCTTTGATCAACTCGCCGACGGCGGGCGACTCGTCGCCCCGGTCGGCGGGCGCGAGCTCCAGTTCCTGGTCGTATACACGCGGCAGGGCGACGAGATCATCCACCGGTCCTGGGGGGCGGTCTGTTTTGTCCCGCTCATCGGGAGACACGGATGGGAGGAGCGAGACCTTGTTCTATGA
- a CDS encoding cyclase family protein, which yields MFYDVTRALTEDILIFPGGDPTPVFRQEDHGEYLLSLLSLSTHTGTHIDAPSHYLKNDQSIDLVDPASLIGRCRVLDLGEQTAITRADLEGQVEEADRLLFRTWFSGETAFDPEFPHLTLDAASFLVEQGISCVGIDSPSIEAYDGDGSVHRTLLRNEVAIIELLDLSGVPEGDYYMAALPLRLKGLDGSPARVILSDQPIS from the coding sequence TTGTTCTATGACGTCACCCGCGCCCTCACCGAAGATATCCTCATCTTCCCTGGCGGCGACCCGACGCCGGTCTTCAGGCAGGAAGATCACGGGGAGTATCTCCTCTCTCTCCTCTCCCTCTCGACACACACCGGCACCCACATCGACGCCCCTTCCCATTATCTGAAAAACGACCAGTCGATCGATCTGGTCGATCCGGCCAGCCTGATCGGGCGGTGCCGCGTCCTCGACCTCGGCGAGCAGACCGCCATCACACGGGCCGACCTGGAGGGACAGGTCGAGGAGGCCGACCGCCTCCTTTTCAGGACATGGTTCTCAGGGGAAACCGCGTTCGACCCAGAATTTCCCCACCTTACCCTGGACGCGGCATCTTTCCTCGTCGAACAGGGGATCTCCTGCGTCGGGATCGACTCCCCCTCCATCGAAGCCTATGACGGGGACGGTTCGGTCCACCGCACGCTCCTGCGCAATGAAGTGGCAATCATCGAACTCCTCGACCTCTCGGGCGTGCCCGAAGGCGACTATTATATGGCGGCACTCCCACTCAGGCTCAAAGGACTCGACGGGTCGCCGGCACGGGTGATCCTCTCCGACCAACCCATCTCATGA
- a CDS encoding phosphopentomutase/phosphoglucosamine mutase produces the protein MLFGSSGIRRRYSGAFAGLAVRVGIAVGKNGQSAVVGRDARSTGPLIADAVTAGILSTGADVYACGIAPTPTVACAARDHALGVMVTASHNPEEYNGIKLLNPDGSAFTSVQQQETEAAVEAARPAGWEEQGHVRPLDAVSVHKKAILESVRIPDGLNAVVDCGNGAGSVITPGLLADEGVHVLALNANPEGRFVRPSEPLEEHLPYMPAMVRNQHAACGIIHDGDADRMMAFDGAGQYISGDHLMMLFADYLGAKRVVTTADASMAIEEIAEVRRTPVGDSYVSEELLKWGDFGGEASGAWIFPKNSFCPDGIYAAALLCEIAGEWDLAETIAAMPSYPILRDSVRLEDARAVMTAMGAAVPTDGVRIEEEDGWCLVRASGTEPKVRFTAQGRDTAAAKRMMETGKERLRAARQGRDA, from the coding sequence ATGCTTTTCGGCTCTTCAGGGATCAGAAGAAGATACTCAGGAGCATTCGCCGGACTGGCCGTCAGGGTCGGGATTGCCGTCGGAAAGAACGGTCAGAGTGCAGTCGTCGGCAGGGATGCCAGGTCCACCGGACCGCTCATCGCCGACGCCGTCACCGCCGGGATACTCTCGACCGGCGCCGACGTCTACGCCTGCGGGATCGCCCCCACCCCGACCGTCGCCTGCGCCGCCCGCGACCACGCCCTCGGGGTGATGGTCACCGCCTCCCACAACCCGGAGGAGTACAACGGGATCAAACTCCTCAACCCCGACGGCTCGGCCTTCACCTCGGTCCAGCAGCAGGAGACCGAGGCCGCGGTCGAAGCCGCCCGGCCGGCCGGGTGGGAGGAGCAGGGGCACGTCCGCCCCCTCGACGCCGTCTCGGTCCACAAGAAAGCGATCCTCGAGAGCGTGCGGATCCCCGACGGGTTGAACGCCGTCGTCGACTGCGGCAACGGGGCGGGCAGCGTGATCACCCCCGGCCTCCTCGCCGACGAGGGCGTCCACGTCCTGGCCCTCAACGCCAACCCTGAAGGTCGGTTTGTCAGGCCCTCCGAACCCCTGGAAGAGCACCTCCCGTACATGCCCGCCATGGTCCGAAACCAGCACGCCGCCTGTGGGATCATCCATGACGGCGACGCCGACCGGATGATGGCCTTCGACGGCGCAGGACAGTACATCAGCGGCGACCACCTGATGATGCTCTTCGCCGATTACCTCGGCGCAAAACGAGTCGTCACCACCGCCGACGCCTCGATGGCCATCGAAGAGATCGCCGAGGTGCGGCGGACCCCGGTCGGGGACAGTTACGTCTCCGAAGAACTCCTGAAATGGGGAGATTTCGGCGGAGAAGCGTCAGGAGCATGGATCTTCCCGAAAAATTCCTTCTGCCCGGACGGGATCTACGCGGCCGCACTCCTCTGCGAGATCGCCGGCGAGTGGGACCTCGCCGAGACCATCGCCGCCATGCCCAGTTACCCGATCCTGCGCGACTCGGTCAGGCTCGAGGACGCCCGTGCGGTGATGACCGCGATGGGCGCCGCCGTCCCGACCGACGGCGTCAGGATCGAGGAGGAGGACGGGTGGTGTCTGGTCAGGGCGAGCGGGACCGAGCCGAAGGTGCGGTTCACCGCCCAGGGCAGGGACACGGCCGCGGCAAAACGGATGATGGAGACCGGGAAAGAACGGCTGCGGGCCGCACGCCAGGGGAGGGACGCCTGA
- the glmU gene encoding bifunctional sugar-1-phosphate nucleotidylyltransferase/acetyltransferase yields the protein MECVILAAGEGTRMRPLTADRPKVMLPLVNRPMLEHLVCAVRDAGITAIVLVVGYGEREVRAWFGDGSRFGVSIRYVTQRHQLGTGDALMATKGLTTGRFLMLNGDMIVESDDLATLCRTDAPCMGVHESDHPQDYGVVTLDGDLITGLEEKSKHPRSTWINAGVYLFDQEIYARTEGISLSGRGEYELTDALEGYIREGRLRAHPLGTWMDVGSPWDLLDANATLLAGMGEVREGVVEEGVVVHGKLVLGKNSVVKAGTYIEGDCIIGEGCTVGPHAYLRGSTTIGDSCHIGHSVEVKNSIIFAETKVPHFNYLGDSVVGSHCNFGAGTKVANLRHDHGIVKVNGRSTGRKKFGAIIGDHVLFGINCSVNVGSVIGSYSLIGPHSLVEGTLQDRTVIR from the coding sequence ATGGAGTGTGTCATCCTCGCCGCCGGCGAGGGCACCCGGATGCGTCCGCTCACCGCCGACCGTCCGAAGGTGATGCTTCCCCTCGTCAACCGCCCGATGCTCGAACACCTCGTCTGCGCCGTGAGGGATGCCGGGATCACCGCCATCGTGCTCGTCGTCGGGTACGGGGAGCGGGAAGTGCGGGCGTGGTTCGGCGACGGAAGCCGGTTCGGCGTCTCGATCCGCTATGTCACCCAGCGCCACCAGCTCGGCACCGGCGACGCCCTGATGGCCACGAAGGGCCTGACCACCGGGCGGTTCCTGATGCTCAACGGAGACATGATCGTCGAGAGTGACGACCTTGCCACCCTCTGCCGGACGGACGCCCCCTGCATGGGCGTGCACGAGTCAGACCACCCGCAGGACTACGGCGTCGTCACCCTGGACGGCGACCTGATCACCGGGCTCGAGGAGAAGTCGAAGCACCCCAGGAGCACCTGGATCAATGCCGGCGTCTACCTCTTCGACCAGGAGATCTATGCCAGGACCGAGGGCATCTCCCTCTCGGGGCGCGGCGAGTACGAACTCACCGACGCCCTCGAGGGATACATCAGGGAAGGCCGGCTTCGGGCCCATCCTCTCGGCACCTGGATGGACGTCGGGTCCCCCTGGGACCTCCTCGACGCCAACGCCACCCTGCTCGCCGGCATGGGAGAGGTACGCGAGGGCGTCGTCGAGGAAGGCGTCGTCGTTCACGGCAAACTCGTGCTGGGCAAAAACTCGGTCGTCAAGGCCGGGACCTACATCGAGGGGGACTGCATCATCGGCGAGGGCTGCACCGTGGGACCGCACGCCTATCTCCGGGGCTCGACCACCATCGGTGACTCCTGTCACATCGGCCACTCGGTCGAGGTGAAAAACTCGATCATCTTTGCCGAGACCAAAGTCCCGCACTTCAACTACCTCGGCGACTCGGTCGTCGGCAGTCACTGCAACTTCGGTGCCGGGACAAAGGTGGCAAACCTCAGGCACGACCACGGGATCGTGAAGGTCAATGGGCGTTCGACCGGGAGAAAGAAATTCGGGGCCATCATCGGCGACCACGTCCTCTTCGGGATCAACTGCTCGGTGAACGTCGGCAGCGTCATCGGGAGTTATTCCCTTATCGGCCCGCACAGTCTCGTCGAAGGGACCCTGCAGGACAGGACCGTCATCAGGTAG
- the glmU gene encoding bifunctional sugar-1-phosphate nucleotidylyltransferase/acetyltransferase: MQAVILAAGEGKRLRPLTHTVPKAMVPVANRPILEYIVRALEKNGIRDIIVVVGYQKERVIRHLNSLDLPVRVVVQERQLGTAHALQCAAPLITEDFLLLPGDNYIDTASIARIMQEKNAVLTWEHPYPSNFGVLMIKDGLVTRVIEKPDEAPGFTVSTGIFSLDPGFFAYLETTEIPDAVNAMIAAGTPLKAVRAADWQDAIYPWDLLRLNAALLRDVTQERAGTIGSNVVIRGPVSIGRGTTIGPNTTILGPVVIGEDCAIGPNCVVLPDTSIGARAEIEPFTMIGHSLILDDVRVGSHARITDAVVGMGSHLGDHMTTVPYKTIFSIEGELIRAKFGAIVGDNVKTAPFCVLKNCIIGNGAGVEDGKTIYGEVPDGARII, encoded by the coding sequence ATGCAGGCAGTTATTCTTGCGGCAGGAGAGGGCAAACGGCTCCGCCCTCTCACCCACACGGTGCCCAAAGCGATGGTGCCGGTGGCCAACCGCCCGATCCTCGAGTACATCGTGCGGGCACTGGAGAAGAACGGGATCAGGGACATCATCGTCGTCGTCGGCTACCAGAAAGAGCGGGTGATCAGGCACCTCAACAGCCTCGACCTCCCGGTGCGGGTCGTCGTCCAGGAACGACAACTTGGCACCGCCCATGCCCTGCAGTGCGCCGCCCCGCTCATCACGGAGGACTTCCTCCTCCTGCCCGGAGACAACTACATCGACACGGCGTCCATCGCACGGATCATGCAGGAGAAGAACGCCGTCCTGACCTGGGAACACCCCTACCCCTCCAACTTCGGGGTGCTCATGATCAAAGACGGCCTTGTCACGCGGGTCATCGAGAAACCGGACGAAGCCCCCGGGTTCACCGTCTCGACCGGGATCTTCTCCCTCGACCCCGGCTTCTTCGCCTATCTCGAGACCACCGAGATCCCGGACGCCGTCAACGCCATGATCGCCGCCGGCACACCGCTCAAGGCGGTCAGGGCCGCCGACTGGCAGGATGCCATCTACCCCTGGGACCTCCTGAGACTGAACGCCGCCCTCCTCCGGGACGTCACCCAGGAACGCGCCGGGACGATCGGGTCGAACGTGGTGATCAGGGGTCCGGTCTCCATCGGCCGTGGGACCACCATCGGCCCGAACACCACCATCCTCGGACCGGTGGTGATCGGCGAGGACTGCGCGATCGGTCCCAACTGCGTTGTGCTCCCTGACACCAGCATCGGTGCCAGGGCCGAGATCGAACCCTTCACCATGATCGGACACTCCCTCATCCTCGACGATGTCAGAGTCGGGTCGCACGCCCGGATCACCGACGCCGTCGTCGGGATGGGATCGCACCTCGGCGATCACATGACCACCGTCCCGTACAAGACCATCTTCTCCATCGAGGGCGAGTTGATCAGGGCGAAGTTCGGGGCCATCGTCGGGGACAATGTCAAAACCGCCCCATTCTGCGTGCTCAAAAACTGCATCATCGGCAATGGTGCAGGGGTGGAAGATGGAAAAACGATCTATGGCGAAGTCCCTGACGGAGCAAGAATTATATAA